GCGTTAATCGCCACGCCGCAGCCGTAAAGGTGGTTCAGGCCGACTACGCCATCAACGTTGGGATATTTCGGCAGCAGATCGCGTTCGATAATTTTAACCACGTAATCTACAACGCCCGCCACGCAGTGCACGCTGGTGCTAATGCCGAGCAGGTTTTTGCTCCCCACGCTACCGTCCGCGTTGCGATACCCTTCGAAGGTGTAGCCTTCCAGCGGCGGCAGCGGCTCGGGAACTTTGGTCGCCAGCGGCAGGGTGTTGAGCGGTGGCGCTTCCGGCAGTTCGACCAGCGATTCATCTATCCAGCTACCCTGCGCGATATCACGTACCGCGTAGCCAATCACTTCGCCATAGCGGATGATTTCACCGTGTGCGGGAATATCGACCAACGCGACCTTGTGGCCTTGCGGGATATGTTCAACGAGCGTGAGTCCATCAGGGAAACGCGTCCCGGCCGTTAAACCTCGATCGTTAACAATAATCGCCACATTATCCGTTTCGTGTACTTTTATATAAAACGCCGTCGGCGATTCTTGTCTAATTTCAATGTCAGCCATTGTCCAGTATTCTCCAGCAAGGTGCGAATAATAAAATAAAACGTTTATACCCGTCATATTTCAAGCTGCATGTGCGTTGGCTTTCCTCGCTCACCCCAGTCACTTACTTTAGTAAGCTCCTGGGGATTCCCTGCGTTGCCGCCTTCATGCAACTCGAAATATTTAGGGTATATTCAATTTCTGATTCTCAGATTTGTGGAATTAAGAATGTCAGGTGTTTAGATTTAAAAATGTGATCTAAATCACTCATTTTCGCGAGAGGGAGTCAGGTATAGAAGGAAATCACTGGAACTGTGCATCAGCGCCCACTGATTATTGCATTTGCACAATTATAATGGTTTTTGTTATCTCCTTGTGGGGTTTATGCACAGTGATCAAATACCCTGAGCTGATTATACTGAGTCATGCTTGCAATGCGTCGGATAAGTAAATCGACAGTATCTAAGATCGATTTATAAATAACTAAAATCACACCAGTAATAAATGATGGAAGGTGTGTCGTACCTGAGGAATATAAAATGAGTGTAGATGCAGCAATAGAGCAGAAAAAGGGTATGCCAACCCGATATTTAATTCTGTTGATAATATTTATTGTTACTGCCGTTAACTATGCAGACCGTGCGACGCTATCTATTGCCGGTACCGAAGTGGCGAAAGAGTTGCAGCTGAGTGCAATCTCAATGGGTTATATTTTCTCCGCTTTCGGTTGGGCCTATTTGCTGATGCAAATTCCTGGCGGCTGGCTGCTGGACAAATTTGGCTCGAAGAAAGTCTACACCTACAGCCTGTTCTTCTGGTCGCTGTTTACCTTCCTGCAAGGCTTTGTGGATGTATTCCCGCTGGCCTGGGCGGGTATCTCAATGTTTATCATGCGTTTTATGCTGGGCTTCTCGGAAGCACCTTCTTTCCCGGCAAACGCCCGTATCGTTGCGGCCTGGTTCCCGACCAAAGAGCGCGGTACCGCATCCGCTATCTTTAACTCCGCGCAATATTTTTCTCTGGCGCTGTTCTCTCCGTTGCTGGGCTGGCTGACTTTTGCCTGGGGCTGGGAACATGTGTTTACCGTCATGGGTGTGATTGGCTTTGTCCTGACCGGTCTGTGGGTTAAGTTCGTTCACAACCCAACCGACCATCCGCGGATGACCAAAGAAGAGCTGAAGTTTATCTCTGAGAACGGCGCGGTCGTCGATATGGACCACAAAAAGCCGGGTAGTGCAGCGGCCAGCGGTCCTAAACTTCACTATATCAAGCAGCTGTTGACCAACCGCATGATGCTGGGCGTGTTCTTCGGCCAATATTTTATCAACACCATCACCTGGTTCTTCCTCACCTGGTTCCCGATTTATCTGGTACAGGAAAAGGGGATGTCGATTCTGAAAGTGGGTCTGGTGGCATCTATTCCAGCGCTGTGCGGCTTTGCCGGCGGGGTGCTGGGTGGGGTGTTCTCCGACTATCTGATTAAACGTGGTTTTTCTATCACCGTGGCACGTAAGCTGCCGATTGTCCTCGGAATGCTGCTGGCCTCGACCATCATTCTGTG
This Klebsiella sp. RHBSTW-00484 DNA region includes the following protein-coding sequences:
- the garP gene encoding galactarate/glucarate/glycerate transporter GarP, translated to MSVDAAIEQKKGMPTRYLILLIIFIVTAVNYADRATLSIAGTEVAKELQLSAISMGYIFSAFGWAYLLMQIPGGWLLDKFGSKKVYTYSLFFWSLFTFLQGFVDVFPLAWAGISMFIMRFMLGFSEAPSFPANARIVAAWFPTKERGTASAIFNSAQYFSLALFSPLLGWLTFAWGWEHVFTVMGVIGFVLTGLWVKFVHNPTDHPRMTKEELKFISENGAVVDMDHKKPGSAAASGPKLHYIKQLLTNRMMLGVFFGQYFINTITWFFLTWFPIYLVQEKGMSILKVGLVASIPALCGFAGGVLGGVFSDYLIKRGFSITVARKLPIVLGMLLASTIILCNYTDNTVLVVSLMALAFFGKGFGALGWPVISDTAPKEIVGLCGGVFNVFGNVASIVTPLVIGYLVSELHSFNAALVFVGCSALMAMVCYLFIVGDIKRMELQK